TATATGGTATGACCAAAGGTATTCATGGCTTCTTGGAAAAAGACAGGAATGCCTAACAGGGATACCAAGACTGAAATCGCTGTAACGGTATAGGGTAAAATAGTTGAATAGTTCATTCTTCGGGTTAGCTTTTCAACAGTTAGCGCCCCTAGAATTAATCCAATCGATATCATAGCATTAATTATACCGTAAAGTTTCGGTGACAACAATAGTATTTCATTGACAATATAGGGTAGTGGTATGTTCAACGAAAATCCTAGCAAAAAATTCAATACAATAAACATAAAAAACATTTTTCTAAGAACTTTTGAATCAAAAATATAGCTTATTCCCATCTTAAGATGCTCAATGAAAACCATTTTATGCACAACCCTTTTCTGCTGTGGTTCCACATAAAATTCATAGTCAATGAAGAACTCGGATATGGCCGATAGCACAAAGGATATGCCATTAAGTAACATAAACACTCGAATATCCATCAGGGCAATCATAACTCCACCCAAAATCGGTCCCAGAATTGTTGATAAAGAGTCAATCAGCTTACTTAATGAATTAACTCTTATTCGCCGCTTAGGATAAGTTAGTCCTGGTTTTGCCGCCTCCATAGTGATTCCATAAAAACTGGTGACAACGCTTAACAAGAAGCTGGATGCATAAATATGTCCTAAAGATAAGGGTTGATTATGACTCATATAGAATAACAGAAAAAACAATGCCCCATTTAGCAAATCTGTACCGACAATCATCATTTTTTTGGGGAAACGGTCAGCAAGCACCCCTGCAATCGGATTAATAAGAATCATTGGAACCACATTCATCATAATCGTTACTGCATAACTAAGCGCCGACCCAGTTATTGTAAGGACATACAGACCGATAGCAAATCCATACACCGAACTGCCAAACATGGATACGGCTTTTCCACAGAGAAACAGAACAATATTTCTCTTTTCCTCTTGATCTTTTTTTAATGATAATAAGGCCTCTGTCATATATACTTCTCCTTTGTATTTTTCTTAAATTCAAGAAAAGTATATAATATGGTGTCGACCCTATATCAAGATTTTTTTCCTATATATAAATAATTGTATATTTTTTCCCCTGGGACAAAAAAGTTTTCACCTGGTCCTCCTTGACTTACAGAAGGCGTTATAAAAGTCTCCTCTACTTGCAGTCCTATATCAGACAAGGTTTTTTCGACATGCTCTTGTTGAAACCATTGTCGGCTTTCCTTTTGAATAATTGTATCAACGGAAAAATTTTCAAAAAGCAAATAGTGACCTTGAAATGTCCCTCCAACTTTTAAATGCTCTATTAATGTACTAGCTAAAAAATCCTCATGTTCAAAAGCATAATTCGTACTTCCTGTCGCATCAATCATATAATCAACCGATTGAACTTTTAATGGAATCTGCTTAAAATCACAACATAAGAAGAGAATTTTATGTTCTTGACCAGCTACAGCCATCGCCTTTTGCAGCCATCTATGCGCATGTGGATTATGGTCTATCGCTATATACAGCATATTTTCAGACAACTTTTCCAACATATTTCTTAGAAAAAAACCTCGACCTGAACCAAGTTCTAATGTAACCCCTCCATGGCTTCCTTCAAAAATATTATGCTCCTTTGTCCACTGTAGTGTACGGTGCAAGTTTTTCAAATAATCTACGTGGGTCGTCTGAATGTATTCTTCAATAAATGTGTCATCACACATCGGAGCCATACTTGGATCCAATGCCTTATGACCGTAAGCAATCCCCTCTCGAATCTCCAATGTGCTTCCACACGAACATTGCAATGTTCCCTGCATAATCTCACCATGTTCTATCTGTCCATCCAAAAGCTGATAGGGACTTTTACATTGTTGACAAGACAATACTGATAACGCCTCAAGAGGGACCCCAACCAAAGTAGCTTGGGTATTATCAAGCACAGGTATTGCCTCTATTTCTTCTTCTAGTTTTTTTTGCATTACATCTAATCGATTGCGTTCTTGTCGAATCCATTCGAGCTTATTATTATAAAACGCTCGATAGGTTTTTCGCTGATGATACCCTGTATGTCTTCCAACTCGCTCAAACAACATCAGGGTCTGAATCTCCGATAATAAAAAACCTAATTTTTTTAAAGATGCTATCACCTCATAATCTTTTTGGCACTGCGCATCAAACATATAGTAGCCATTGATTTTATCGGGGTTAAGGATGGACATCTCCATATAGTGGCGAATAGTATCAATGGTTGTTCCATTATGCTTTGCAAATGCTCCGATTTTCACTCTACATCCTCCCTTCCTGCAACTTTTTATTTCCCTTTACTCTATGAAGCTAAAATACTGC
This sequence is a window from Vallitaleaceae bacterium 9-2. Protein-coding genes within it:
- a CDS encoding MFS transporter, which translates into the protein MTEALLSLKKDQEEKRNIVLFLCGKAVSMFGSSVYGFAIGLYVLTITGSALSYAVTIMMNVVPMILINPIAGVLADRFPKKMMIVGTDLLNGALFFLLFYMSHNQPLSLGHIYASSFLLSVVTSFYGITMEAAKPGLTYPKRRIRVNSLSKLIDSLSTILGPILGGVMIALMDIRVFMLLNGISFVLSAISEFFIDYEFYVEPQQKRVVHKMVFIEHLKMGISYIFDSKVLRKMFFMFIVLNFLLGFSLNIPLPYIVNEILLLSPKLYGIINAMISIGLILGALTVEKLTRRMNYSTILPYTVTAISVLVSLLGIPVFFQEAMNTFGHTIYFSSLCLLVGIGISYVDIPVITIMQNEIPPDIRGVVFGVSMSVVKLVLPMALLVSGYLVKYVPIIILPMIGAIITLGINFILNRKD
- a CDS encoding MerR family transcriptional regulator, with the protein product MKIGAFAKHNGTTIDTIRHYMEMSILNPDKINGYYMFDAQCQKDYEVIASLKKLGFLLSEIQTLMLFERVGRHTGYHQRKTYRAFYNNKLEWIRQERNRLDVMQKKLEEEIEAIPVLDNTQATLVGVPLEALSVLSCQQCKSPYQLLDGQIEHGEIMQGTLQCSCGSTLEIREGIAYGHKALDPSMAPMCDDTFIEEYIQTTHVDYLKNLHRTLQWTKEHNIFEGSHGGVTLELGSGRGFFLRNMLEKLSENMLYIAIDHNPHAHRWLQKAMAVAGQEHKILFLCCDFKQIPLKVQSVDYMIDATGSTNYAFEHEDFLASTLIEHLKVGGTFQGHYLLFENFSVDTIIQKESRQWFQQEHVEKTLSDIGLQVEETFITPSVSQGGPGENFFVPGEKIYNYLYIGKKS